The Vicia villosa cultivar HV-30 ecotype Madison, WI linkage group LG1, Vvil1.0, whole genome shotgun sequence genome includes a region encoding these proteins:
- the LOC131659033 gene encoding uncharacterized protein LOC131659033 has protein sequence MQGYQSEKRYISFGPANRYDLVFSLVWKNDVPLKVRAFGWRCFWNMISTKDMLNNRDILPSSSNLLCAFCNAYPESPCHSFLDCQKVEGIWKDIAGWLGLSHAKNVGFKESFLMWGSSCRNLKFKRGKEGSVWLAVLWSLWICRNDIFFNDVEWNARDVTWSCKALLLRWSYTGKITHSNYNFYDFSKNPLLYLS, from the coding sequence ATGCAGGGCTACCAATCAGAAAAAAGATACATTTCGTTTGGCCCGGCAAATCGTTATGATTTAGTCTTTTCTCTAGTTTGGAAGAATGATGTTCCTTTGAAAGTCCGTGCGTTTGGATGGAGATGCTTTTGGAATATGATTTCTACTAAAGATATGCTCAATAATAGAGATATTCTTCCATCTTCTTCCAACCTTCTTTGTGCTTTCTGTAATGCGTATCCTGAATCTCCATGTCACTCGTTCTTGGATTGTCAAAAAGTGGAAGGGATTTGGAAGGATATTGCTGGTTGGTTGGGTTTGTCTCATGCCAAAAATGTGGGGTTTAAAGAAAGTTTTCTTATGTGGGGCTCTTCGTGTcgaaatttgaaattcaaaagagGCAAGGAGGGAAGTGTTTGGCTAGCCGTTTTATGGTCTTTATGGATTTGTAGGAACGATATTTTTTTCAACGATGTTGAGTGGAATGCTAGAGATGTCACTTGGAGTTGCAAAGCTTTGCTTTTGAGATGGTCTTATACAGGGAAAATTACCCATTCCAATTACAATTTCTATGATTTTAGCAAAAACCCTTTGCTATACTTATCTTAG